Part of the Neomonachus schauinslandi unplaced genomic scaffold, ASM220157v2 HiC_scaffold_8059, whole genome shotgun sequence genome is shown below.
GCCCTGTGGAGCAAGGTGAACGTGGATGAAGTTGGTGGTGAGGCCCTGGGCAGGTTGGTATCCAGGTGGCAAGGCAGGCTTACAGAGAGTGAATGGAAGCTGGGCAGGTGGAAATGGCTCAGTCCCCTGGGTTTCTGACAGGCTCCGACTCCCCTGTCCTCTGTGCTGTTTTCACCCCTCAGGCTGCTGGTTGTCTACCCCTGGACTCAGAGGTTCTTTGACTCCTTTGGGGACCTGTCCTCTCCTAATGCTATTATGAGCAACCCCAAGGTCAAGGCCCATGGCAAGAAGGTGCTGAATTCCTTTAGTGATGGCCTGAAGAATCTGGACAACCTCAAGGGCACCTTTGCTAAGCTCAGTGAGCTGCACTGTGACCAGCTGCATGTGGATCCTGAGAACTTCAAGGTGAGTCTGGGATATGCtccgtttttttcttttcactttctagtcTTTCACTCTGATTCTTTTCCCTACCTgttctccccccaccttcctttttACTTTAGTATATACCATCATTGAATGCTTTTcaaaatttacataatttcatatgttttctttcagtattcCATATTGTTTCCTTTCGCACAACCTCTTTTTTTTCATCAAGCTCTTCACTTAATTACTTATCTTTTGCCCCTCTCTTCCCGCCCCCAACTTTTTCCTCCACTCGATACCCAAATTATGCA
Proteins encoded:
- the LOC110577883 gene encoding hemoglobin subunit beta-like, with the translated sequence WSKVNVDEVGGEALGRLLVVYPWTQRFFDSFGDLSSPNAIMSNPKVKAHGKKVLNSFSDGLKNLDNLKGTFAKLSELHCDQLHVDPENFK